From one Ooceraea biroi isolate clonal line C1 chromosome 7, Obir_v5.4, whole genome shotgun sequence genomic stretch:
- the LOC105277688 gene encoding uncharacterized protein LOC105277688 — MALLYRFAQLHDRSGTRVFSFVVTRTVVRDPERDVTSKELVCGFQRWAVAFSRGEKVLGVYLVWRGASRNLRVYVDFTFTLLNREHFSMNESFSGKRVKFTYEAPAQGNRSYIAVADLFSRNFADTNGEFQLELSMANVRTVYMTEVRMPTSVFSAGQTKPSKLETDYIAFGGFDWNLVIYPHGKDTDGRGQESRVSVYLMRLSGFDHRCRVRYSLALGEGDRRIDSGPIEDISDAEGCGFGWHTRVRWSDIAHKGTLRVSLEMLEARTICEIAVQALSPSLPLPAAPCYDRDKQAWAIRADLNSDTVRLHLVYKDIHNVPRNHLRYVSWSAYLLRSEGPNVVPIGLPGEPFSRYYVQESADEGIIMETNVDMNEVKENHCPYLTDKGQLRIRLEWNESHLLFQATYHKYDDVCRVHNQQMRREIVSLQAENYSLERQLFSYQKSLAYAQAQQQQQQHPNQQHSVGHQGHLERSASSDTEYA, encoded by the exons ATGGCTTTGTTGTATAGGTTCGCGCAGCTGCACGATCGCAGTGGCACGCGGGTCTTCTCCTTCGTCGTCACTAGGACCGTCGTGCGCGATCCTGAGAGGGACGTCACGAGCAAAGAACTAGTATGCGGTTTTCAGAGATGGGCCGTCGCTTTCTCGCGCGGGGAAAAG GTTCTCGGCGTGTACCTGGTATGGCGTGGCGCATCAAGAAACCTCCGCGTGTACGTGGATTTCACGTTCACGCTGCTGAATCGAGAGCACTTCTCCATGAACGAGAGCTTCTCCGGCAAACGCGTCAAGTTTACCTATGAGGCTCCAGCGCAAGGCAATCGTAGCTACATCGCCGTGGCGGATCTCTTCAGCCGTAATTTCGCCGACACAAACGGCGAGTTCCAGCTGGAGCTGTCCATGGCGAACGTGCGGACTGTCTATATGACCGAGGTCAGGATGCCGACGTCGGTATTCTCGGCGGGCCAGACGAAGCCGAGCAAGCTGGAGACCGATTACATCGCGTTCGGCGGTTTCGACTGGAACTTGGTCATCTATCCGCATGGCAAGGATACGGACGGTCGCGGTCAGGAGAGTCGCGTGAGCGTTTATCTGATGAGACTATCGGGGTTTGATCATCGGTGCCGGGTAAGGTATAGTCTGGCGCTAGGCGAGGGCGATCGACGGATCGATTCCGGACCGATCGAGGACATCTCCGACGCTGAAGGTTGTGGCTTCGGATGGCACACCAGGGTCAGGTGGTCTGACATCGCGCACAAGGGCACGCTCCGAGTATCGTTGGAGATGCTCGAGGCGAGAACCATCTGCGAGATTGCGGTGCAAGCGTTGAGTCCGTCGCTGCCGTTGCCTGCCGCGCCCTGCTACGATCGCGACAAGCAAGCCTGGGCTATCCGTGCCGATCTTAACTCCGACACGGTCAGGCTGCACCTAGTGTATAAAGACATCCACAATGTGCCGAGGAATCATTTAAG GTACGTCAGTTGGTCGGCATATCTGCTAAGGAGCGAGGGACCAAACGTCGTGCCGATTGGACTGCCCGGCGAACCATTCAGCCGCTACTACGTTCAAGAATCCGCCGACGAGGGTATCATCATGGAAACTAACGTGGATATGAACGAGGTGAAAGAGAATCACTGTCCATATCTCACGGATAAGGGCCAACTGAGAATCCGGCTGGAGTGGAACGAGAGTCACTTGCTTTTCCAGGCGACCTATCACAAATATGATGACGTGTGCCGCGTGCACAATCAACAGATGCGGCGCGAGATCGTGTCATTACAGGCGGAGAATTACAGTCTTGAACGGCAGTTATTCAGCTACCAGAAGAGTCTAGCGTACGCACAGgcgcaacagcagcagcagcaacaccCAAATCAACAGCACTCGGTAGGTCATCAGGGCCACTTGGAGCGTTCGGCATCCAGCGACACCGAATACGCCTGA
- the LOC105277686 gene encoding solute carrier family 52, riboflavin transporter, member 3-A, with the protein MLTQRLSNRRLLVDFLALMFGLGAWIGVNGVYVQLPLIVHNAPEGWSLPAHMVMLVQFANLGPILYTLYIKYSAWAYDKYIIYTLLAAGTLASIALSFLHNYTSVIFGKDHSTALLSLMFVTALVGCTSSVLFMPYMRNYREIYLVSYLVGEGLSGFIPSAVALVQGVGYNPECRNVTKPGSSRPEFVPTDSDPRFSSQIFFIFIGTLLCLSFLSFLCLNLLPVALAERVKLPSSMEALPTDTKAPPSYKTNSGWKMPKHVYYYLLVMMGLVCLLGNGTLPSIQSYSCLPYGNVAYHLTVTLAAIASPLAMSLGFFMKTPAVELLSILTGFILLLVGFVCYLAAKSPHPPLQYSWVGEFLVVVVWIVLCGLIGFVKMGITTLYRPDPGKGLYYTGVATQIGSLVGAITTFVLVNYVKVFQSYSPCEYLMKN; encoded by the exons ATGTTGACGCAACGATTGAGCAACCGGAGATTGCTGGTCGATTTCCTGGCGCTGATGTTCGGCCTGGGTGCCTGGATTGGCGTGAACGGCGTCTACGTACAGCTGCCCCTCATAGTGCACAACGCTCCGGAGGGATGGAGCCTGCCGGCGCACATGGTGATGCTGGTGCAGTTTGCCAACCTAGGACCGATACTGTACACTCTCTACATAAA GTACTCAGCCTGGGCGTACGACAAGTACATCATTTACACTTTGCTGGCTGCGGGAACGTTGGCCTCCATCGCGCTGAGCTTCCTCCATAATTACACCTCCGTCATCTTCGGTAAGGACCACTCGACCGCTCTGCTGTCGCTGATGTTCGTGACGGCGCTTGTCGGCTGCACAAGCTCCGTGCTGTTCATGCCGTATATGAGGAACTACCGCGAGATTTACCTGGTGTCCTATCTGGTCGGCGAGGGACTCAGCGGGTTCATACCGAGCGCGGTTGCGTTGGTCCAAGGCGTCGGTTATAATCCAGAATGCAGGAATGTCACTAAACCAGGCTCGAGCCGCCCGGAGTTCGTCCCTACCGACTCCGATCCGCGGTTCTCTTCTCAGATATTCTTCATCTTCATCGGCACTCTGTTGTGCCTGAGCTTCCTGTCATTCTTGTGCCTAAACCTGCTGCCCGTCGCGCTGGCCGAGAGAGTCAAGCTCCCGAGCAGCATGGAAGCGCTGCCGACCGACACGAAGGCGCCGCCGAGCTACAAGACGAATTCCGGCTGGAAAATGCCGAAACACgtttactattatttattgGTGATGATGGGTCTGGTCTGCCTCCTCGGCAATGGCACATTACCGAGCATACAGTCGTACTCGTGCTTGCCGTACGGCAACGTGGCGTATCATTTAACGGTCACGTTAGCCGCCATAGCTAGCCCGCTGGCCATGTCTTTAGGTTTCTTCATGAAAACGCCAGCAGTCGAACTTCTCAGTATCCTTACAGGGTTCATTTTATTACTGGTTGGTTTCGTCTGCTATCTGGCCGCGAAATCGCCTCATCCTCCCTTACAATATTCATGGGTAGGTGAATTCTTAGTGGTTGTCGTGTGGATAGTGCTTTGTGGCCTGATAGGATTTGTAAAGATGGGCATCACCACGCTCTACCGACCCGATCCCGGTAAAGGTCTTTATTACACTGGCGTTGCGACGCAAATCGGATCTCTGGTTGGTGCGATTACCACGTTCGTCCTGGTTAATTATGTGAAGGTATTTCAGTCTTATTCTCCTTGCGAATACcttatgaaaaattaa
- the LOC105277692 gene encoding F-box/WD repeat-containing protein 9-like, translated as MCDDNKSCTHDSEEADESLSLLDLPVEIFLHICTFLEVPTLIHSLSLVCKQFHLILRDEFFWKARVSRIWPNSHYPILRPVSVKFNKMFWKLVCTQAEKQKALWKQGGYMEDFIVSDDSLSGYSSTKDALLLMHNGTTCIAGARDRTLTCWSIPASGSKQTCICINCAHNGWIWDLTAIDDTVYSCSWDHTVKSWTLSGSGFVQQTIYQISSTSRIVPCALLSMTSCPEQALFATGSYNRNVYVFDARSGCIPIRQYKAHNKAVLKMAMNSEHIISVSNDKTMTVWDQRTGRIMKSITISDEAFPMCISMQRDSICLGDNLGNLHVLNPKNDFELVKSFSVGHKKAITGVYLSYDNLITSSTDGTIRILSPTDPPRPITVKKSGFGEVASLQYQNDVLAISGIDIRIWRPKSIYSEKYVKEESDQGGESSENSCI; from the exons ATGTGCGACGATAATAAAAGTTGCACCCATGACAGCGAAGAAGCAGATGAGAGTTTATCATTGTTGGATCTACCAGTCGAG ATATTCCTGCACATATGTACCTTCTTAGAGGTGCCGACGTTAATACACAGTTTAAGCCTAGTGTGCAAGCAATTCCATCTGATTTTGAGGGATGAGTTTTTCTGGAAAGCGCGTGTCAGTCGTATATGGCCGAATTCTCACTATCCAATTTTACGGCCTG TTTCAGTCAAgttcaataaaatgttttggAAGTTGGTATGCACCCAGGCCGAGAAGCAAAAAGCACTGTGGAAGCAAGGGGGTTACATGGAAGATTTCATAGTTTCGGATGACAGCCTGTCGGGTTACAGCAGCACGAAAGATGCTCTGTTATTGATGCAC AATGGAACCACATGTATAGCCGGTGCGAGGGATCGCACTTTGACATGCTGGAGCATCCCCGCTTCGGGAAGCAAGCAGACTTGCATTTGCATAAATTGCGCGCACAACGGATGGATCTGGGACCTGACGGCGATAGACGACACAGTTTACAGCTGTAGTTGGGACCACACCGTGAAGTCGTGGACGCTTAGCGGCAGCGGCTTCGTCCAGCAGACGATTTACCAGAT AAGCAGCACTTCCAGAATCGTACCATGCGCGCTGCTCTCTATGACGTCGTGTCCGGAGCAGGCTCTCTTCGCGACGGGCTCGTACAATAGGAACGTGTACGTGTTCGACGCGCGATCGGGCTGCATACCGATCAGGCAGTACAAAGCGCATAACAAAGCTGTACTCAAGATGGCTATGAATTCGGAGCACATCATTTCCGTCAGCAACGATAAGACGATGACGGTTTGGGATCAGAGGACTGGACGGATCATGAAGTCTATCACT atttcagACGAGGCGTTCCCGATGTGCATAAGCATGCAACGGGACTCGATCTGCCTTGGGGATAATCTTGGGAATTTGCACGTGCTAAATCCAAAGAACGACTTTGAGTTAGTGAAATCGTTCTCTGTCGGGCATAAGAAAGCGATAACGGGGGTGTATCTGTCGTACGACAACCTGATAACGAGTTCTACCGACGGTACCATCAGAATTCTCAGCCCTACGGATCCGCCGAGGCCCATCACCGTGAAGAAGTCGGGATTCGGTGAGGTTGCCAGT CTGCAATACCAAAACGACGTTCTCGCGATATCTGGCATCGATATTAGAATATGGCGACCAAAATCAATCTATTCAGAGAAATATGTGAAGGAGGAAAGTGATCAAGGCGGTGAAAGCAGTGAAAACTCATGTATATAG
- the LOC105277731 gene encoding uncharacterized protein LOC105277731: MFHDVVKQSASMQSIVMLALKKEEAPEVFREAILYREWGHRLASLGSYPLAIDYFKKASKLAEVEDLRSLIGHCRALLRNAKYFKAEKLSGKCMTLDPDHYKARQMRMKALFQIGEFGHSLAHAYAGMRRHRMTFEHGVHQATETIEDCVGRNTSPIALLLLYPWIRRLNEHRELLIGKLKEEEQEEDEFEDIVEDESRFQVNDPEVQRQVRLKGLQRVIAKLYMGLLAIDKDFLEEIVSHPEIVASANRSSTLELLALASTCHRNVMCLQDLLRMRRPIYVTLFQRRAIPKGHKMMIEQERRLRRNIIIIQADFLLRYLHAARINKNYRTFFGFIERIKDKFDSYSDRMFPLKQKCLDALYKMVAWVYIDTRNLMCLENEEMKTRYLKHHLGIRVAMLPRDIDLAWMPTVNPKETLKMFRRRLALASAPLELVWLYHEFCKFLIDINRFDLARFYAKKGRDLAQKTDYDQWILNIDHLTLRIEIHQNNRNEAKDAAILALACARKLDIDYLIDFYERAVQAVEAELDVERIGDFDGIAARQQLILDLMPPGMKGEVDFLWRRMDVVPARRRLSVMPGCKPIDRKFKMPSTRRTILPSPRKDPERDARIALLKQHVPPLRRPGFVNFEEFE, translated from the exons ATGTTTCATGATGTTGTAAAACAATCTGCGAGTATGCAATCT ATCGTCATGTTGGCGCTGAAGAAGGAGGAGGCTCCTGAAGTCTTCAGGGAGGCCATCCTTTATCGTGAATGGGGCCATCGACTGGCCAGTCTGGGTAGTTACCCATTGGCTatagattatttcaaaaagGCATCTAAATTGGCTGAAGTCGAGGACCTCAGATCGTTAATCGGTCACTGCAGAGCGCTCCTTAGAAACGCGAAGTACTTCAAAGCAGAAAAATTGTCGGGGAAATGTATGACACTAG ATCCCGATCATTACAAAGCACGGCAGATGCGGATGAAGGCGCTTTTCCAGATCGGCGAGTTCGGTCACAGCCTGGCTCACGCCTACGCGGGTATGCGGCGGCATAGGATGACCTTTGAGCACGGCGTCCATCAGGCGACCGAGACCATTGAAGATTGTGTCGGCCGGAACACATCGCCTATAGCGTTGCTGCTGCTCTATCCGTGGATACGACGGCTGAACGAGCACCGCGAGCTTCTGATCGGCAAGCTCaaggaggaggagcaggaggaggatGAGTTCGAAG ATATCGTGGAGGACGAGTCGAGATTCCAGGTGAACGACCCGGAGGTGCAACGACAGGTGCGATTGAAAGGGTTGCAGCGCGTTATAGCGAAATTGTATATGGGTCTCTTGGCGATCGATAAGGATTTCCTCGAGGAGATTGTGAGCCACCCGGAAATCGTGGCCTCGGCGAACAGGAGCTCGACTTTAGAGCTGCTCGCTCTTGCAAGTACATGCCATCGAAACGTAATGTGCCTGCAGGATCTCCTCCGAATGAGACGACCGATCTACGTTACGCTTTTTCAACGACGAGCGATCCCGAAGGGGCATAAAATGATGATCGAGCAGGAACGAAGATTGCGCAGAAATATAATCATCATACAGGCAGATTTCCTGTTACGCTATTTGCATGCTGCAAGAATTAACAAAAACTATCGTACTTTTTTCGG ATTTATCGAACGTATCAAGGACAAGTTCGATTCGTATTCAGACCGGATGTTTCCACTGAAACAAAAGTGCTTAGACGCACTATATAAAATGGTGGCGTGGGTGTACATTGACACGCGTAATTTGATGTGTCTGGAAAACGAGGAAATGAAGACAAGGTACTTGAAGCATCACCTGGGAATACGAGTCGCGATGTTGCCTCGAGACATCGATCTCGCGTGGATGCCGACTGTGAATCCAAAGGAAACGCTCAAGATGTTTCGCAG GAGATTAGCCCTGGCATCCGCGCCGCTCGAACTCGTCTGGTTATATCATGAATTTTGCAAGTTTCTCATCGACATCAATCGCTTCGATCTGGCCAGATTCTACGCGAAGAAGGGACGCGATTTGGCGCAGAAGACAGACTATGATCAATGGATCCTGAATATCGATCATTTGACGCTACGAATAGAGATCCATCAGAATAACCGGAACGAGGCGAAAGACGCCGCGATTTTAGCGCTTGCATGTGCCAGAAAACTCGATATCGATTACctg ATAGATTTCTATGAAAGGGCCGTGCAAGCTGTGGAAGCGGAGCTGGACGTGGAACGGATCGGTGACTTTGACGGCATCGCTGCCAGGCAGCAGCTCATTCTGGACCTGATGCCGCCGGGGATGAAGGGGGAGGTGGATTTTCTGTGGCGGCGCATGGACGTCGTACCCGCCAGGAGAAGACTCTCCGTCATGCCGGGCTGCAAGCCGATCGATCGAAAGTTCAAAATGCCCTCCACGCGAAGGACCATTTTGCCCAGCCCGCGCAAGGACCCGGAAAGGGATGCCAGAATCGCTCTGCTGAAGCAGCACGTCCCGCCTCTCAGACGACCGGGCTTTGTGAATTTCGAGGAATTTGAATGA